The DNA sequence CGTAATCAGGACTACCTCTTTCTCTCCTATAAGGACTAGGGGATCGTCTTCCATCACGGCTTCTATCACGTTGACGATCACGTCCTCTCTCAGGGCTATATCCATTTCTcctatcatcatcatcttttaCAGCAAATTCAACAGAAATAACTCGATCCAGTAACTTACtgtttagaaaaagaaaaacttttattaacaatgttaataagccaattataaaatatactgGGAAGTTAAAATTAACAAGATAAACATCATTTATTCGTTAAACTAACTTGCTAAAGTATACAGATAAACAGAAAGACCGagaaaaaatgtcaaatatcTTGTCAGTAATCATGCATTCACTAGAGGCTAATGACAGATTTGAAAGCAGAATTCTGCAACAAAAATGATTTTACCAAATACATTAAATTACCTCATATTTGTAGCTTCCAGTGCTCTGCTAGCATCATCTTCCGATTCATACTGAACAAAAGCAAAATTCCTTCTGATCCTAACACTGACTATCTTACCATATGGTTCAAAGTGCCTCTCCAAGTCCCTTGTTCTGGTATGGTatgtatcaaaattaattacaaacaaGGTCTTTGATGGCCTCCCATTAGCTGAGGGTCTTCTTGAACTAGATGGCCTTCTAACACCACGTTCATGCTGCAATACATTATGTGAATTGGTCATGAAAACATAATGGATCAAAACAACACTCTAACCCAAAGAGACTAATTATGTGTTACCTTTGTCCATTCCACACGGAGTCTTCGTCCCTTCCGACCAAATTCCACTCTATCAAGAGCACGAATAGCAGCCTCAGCATCTCTTTCATCTTCCATATAGATAAAAGCAAATCCTACAGATCATGTAAACTTTTCTCATTTAGGTACTAAATTAAACTTATCAAAAAACTGAAATGAGACGTTTCTGTCCATTACACCAATCAACAAACACTTGACGTCTGATGTGATAAAACGGCCTTTCTGCCATGCACAATCAACACTGCTcggaaattaaaattttggcaaacctccttattttataaactaatttgaCCAATAGAATTAGCAACAGACCTTGATAAGTAAACAAATTGATGTCAAGAACAAGAACCCAAAAGTGTATGTCTCATGAGGGTCAATGGAAAATGAGTGCCTTCTCCATCATTCTGCTGCCTCTCCTGTGAGGTTGGCAATATTTCAACCTCGAAACATGTCCAAAAGAGGGCTGGGCAAAGGCACAAAAATTGAAAGGCAAATGTGACTGATGAATACGTGGAACAGGTGTGTCATTGCGGATCAAATTGAAGAATTCTTCATTAAAAGAAGATGTGCATCACAGGCAGGAAATGGATTTCGGACAAGCCCATCCATTAGCTTGGGAGAAAATGGATATGCCAAGATAATCCTGCGTCAAAGAAAACGTTGAGTATGGGGGTCGATGCTAccaaaaaagatgatttttttactCAAAAATATCTTGATCCCCCACAAATGCTCAACCAGAAGCTGTACACCAAGGTCCAACTCCTGAAACAGAATCACCAGCAGACACCATGTAGTGTCTGAACCACAGGTTGTCAAAAGTGCTGCTCCCATGCTGCTGAGTGTCTTAAAGGTCTGATTGCAAAGGTGCAACTTGCGGATGTTTACTTACTCCCGTCTTGAACTTAATGTTAAGGTTGACAAATGATTGAGATACTTCTCCACTTGGCAAGTTAAACGTTTGAATTATAAATCAACCAATTGGTTATTATAAACATTTACTACCAGATAACAGGACAGTTTTCATTCTAGACCAAGTTACTCTTCCTGAGTTTGAATTTCTCTGGGGAATGTATAAATATAACACAATTTACGTTTAATAACTGAATTGgaaaaatatagttattaattCACTACACAGTTCCCAACCACACGAAGCCACAATCAAATCTAAAACTCACGAAAAATAAATAGCTATCACACAATAAACTCAATGTTTAAAATTGCAATCTGCTCAAAGAAAATCCGTCTTCAAAACTTTCAAGATTTTATGCTATAtatacacctaaatattcatgTTTAACCTCAAATATTGACTCCAGGATAATCCCCATCCAATCCCAACGACAAAAAGAAATGGAAACTAATAACTCGTCCACCCTAACATATacaaaagagaattaaaaaagaaaaaacttaccAGACTTCATATCCACCCTGTCAACCTTCCCATATCGTCTAAAAAGCCGCTCCAACTCTGACTGCCGGGCATCATATTCAAAATTTCCACAGAAAATAGGCTTCATTTTCCCTGAACGCAGGTTAAAAAAACACTCAAAGTCACCATGTGCAAACATGAATAtgcataaataacaaaaaaacaaacaaaaattacatgAATAATATTGTTATGCTGCAAGGGATGCAAGGCAATAATGAACCTAAACATTAGAACTTTCCACACCACCACATCCATCACTAAACCACGtgaataatgaaaagaaaacttATGAAAATATAGACACATAGAAAAGAACCTTCCGAAAATTTGAAACATAGGCTATTACATCTAAAatctaaaaagaaaattcaaagggattaaatttaattaatggaGAGAAAATGGACATACAAAGAGATAGAAAAGAAGCTTACTTTGTACAACAGAAAGGATTCAAACCCGATTGGTTGGCAAGAATCTCAAAGAACAGAGTGTAACAGTGGATCGAGAACTTGAATTTGGTTCCAGATCTCAGATCTTGGTTTTtcctaaaaattgaaaaaaccaaAAGAAATAACCTTGAGTGAGAGACGCAGAGGAAACATAAAAATTGGAGATGGAATCGAATGAATCGGAAAACAATGGATCACCTTGCATGAGAAAGATAAGTATTGGGCTGGAACCCTAAGCAGAGCAGAGAGTAACAGATATTTTTTTGGTTGACCAAGACAAAGATGCGGATCTCAGGAAAATACCTATATatagaatcaatttttttatttctgccTAAATGCCCCTTATCTTTCTATGTTTTGCAAACTATTCCCTAATTTTACCCCTTTTATTCCCCCGACCACATAATAACTACGggaaatttgcaaatattattttatgtctacatagattagttttttaaaatttgataaagaaaaacaatttactttaaaattaaaagcataAATTATGCATTTGTTATTAAACTCTAAAAATATATCCCTTATGAAAGAATACTATTATTAAACATGtttactaaaattgattgctTAAATAATTAGCCAGATAGACTTTAGTATTCATACACATCTTTCATGTAATATTGATACATAGACTAGATTTTTTTACCCCAGTAGGACGGTTGTGCTTTTTAATTTCCCAAACAGCTCATTGTTCCTAATATATACCTCAATAGTATGGTTTTAATTGTAGGTGAAAATTCGGTTTCCTGGAACACGAATTTTACCTtacaaaatgtaatttttttttctgtatccCAGTCAGAATTCAGTCCCAAGGACCCGAATTCTGAACtgggttttttattttttttttcattttctttaaataaataagaattaagatttttgatttttttgaataaaatatttttaagagttaatttttcttttgtgaaaaatattacattagaggttaaaattattttaaaaataaaatatatttaataatgtgtttttagttattttaggtattatttgaaacaatgaaaaaataaataatttttttgtctttttgtttgttgattttaaaatagattttgtattgtgtagtaagttattttatgtgtaatttgaaaatattaaagtaaatttaatttaatttttttataatttgtgtagtattaattatttttaatggatgtttataaatattgaaattatagttatgttttagttttggataatttttaaaatttgtatattataaacattgaaaatttgtaaaaaataatttataaccaTTTCATTAttggaatttaaata is a window from the Vigna unguiculata cultivar IT97K-499-35 chromosome 7, ASM411807v1, whole genome shotgun sequence genome containing:
- the LOC114191098 gene encoding serine/arginine-rich splicing factor RS40-like isoform X1, producing the protein MKPIFCGNFEYDARQSELERLFRRYGKVDRVDMKSGFAFIYMEDERDAEAAIRALDRVEFGRKGRRLRVEWTKHERGVRRPSSSRRPSANGRPSKTLFVINFDTYHTRTRDLERHFEPYGKIVSVRIRRNFAFVQYESEDDASRALEATNMSKLLDRVISVEFAVKDDDDRRNGYSPERGRDRQRDRSRDGRRSPSPYRRERGSPDYGRGPSPYQRERGSPDYGRDRSRSRSPPRRERASPAYGRRSPSPYRREREDSDPVRDSSRSPYHKERGRTDHAISPSHSPEERGRTSPQNGRGSSRSPRDTGKTSPENGHGSGSPNEKGNASPYNGYGRSPNAVPDARDSPNYGGPESPMHERYRSQSPPADE
- the LOC114191098 gene encoding serine/arginine-rich splicing factor RS40-like isoform X2; the encoded protein is MEDERDAEAAIRALDRVEFGRKGRRLRVEWTKHERGVRRPSSSRRPSANGRPSKTLFVINFDTYHTRTRDLERHFEPYGKIVSVRIRRNFAFVQYESEDDASRALEATNMSKLLDRVISVEFAVKDDDDRRNGYSPERGRDRQRDRSRDGRRSPSPYRRERGSPDYGRGPSPYQRERGSPDYGRDRSRSRSPPRRERASPAYGRRSPSPYRREREDSDPVRDSSRSPYHKERGRTDHAISPSHSPEERGRTSPQNGRGSSRSPRDTGKTSPENGHGSGSPNEKGNASPYNGYGRSPNAVPDARDSPNYGGPESPMHERYRSQSPPADE